The Candidatus Nitrosocosmicus franklandus genome contains a region encoding:
- a CDS encoding SDR family oxidoreductase: MAINDKVAVVTGSSSGIGFETSLALARNGYHTYATIRDIRKSKKIEAISVRENILIKTMEMDVNCDTSVKETMDKIISETGRIDVLVNNAGYGLFGALEDFDMDSIRNQFETNVFGVIRVAKSALPIMRDRREGLIVNVTSLAGLIGVPAESVYASTKFAVEGLSESLSYELEPFGVRIIIVEPGVINTSFVEDLVVPDLYGINKKGQFVQNKENEPSSISNYHDTIGKFLKYYYSAMSNAPHPQLVASEILQAIKKTSNKANSSPIIRVTIGSDSQKYSKLKRELGDDAFHTMLRRDLLG, encoded by the coding sequence ATGGCTATTAATGATAAAGTGGCGGTTGTAACAGGTAGCTCATCGGGTATAGGATTTGAAACATCACTGGCACTTGCACGAAACGGGTACCATACGTATGCGACAATTAGGGATATACGAAAATCTAAAAAAATCGAAGCAATCTCAGTACGAGAAAATATTCTAATAAAAACTATGGAGATGGATGTCAATTGTGATACATCTGTAAAAGAAACAATGGACAAGATAATAAGCGAAACAGGTCGAATTGATGTACTGGTCAATAATGCGGGGTACGGTTTGTTCGGTGCTTTAGAAGATTTTGATATGGATTCTATAAGAAACCAGTTTGAAACAAATGTATTTGGCGTAATAAGGGTTGCAAAAAGTGCCCTTCCCATAATGAGGGACAGAAGAGAGGGATTAATTGTCAATGTCACATCATTGGCTGGGTTAATAGGCGTGCCCGCAGAATCGGTGTACGCAAGTACGAAATTTGCAGTTGAAGGGTTGAGTGAATCTCTGTCATATGAATTGGAACCATTCGGGGTAAGAATAATAATTGTCGAACCTGGTGTAATAAACACCAGTTTCGTTGAAGATCTAGTTGTTCCTGATTTATATGGTATAAATAAAAAGGGACAATTTGTTCAGAATAAAGAAAACGAGCCCTCATCGATTTCCAATTATCATGATACGATCGGAAAATTTCTAAAATATTATTATTCAGCCATGAGTAATGCACCTCATCCACAGCTTGTGGCAAGCGAAATTTTACAGGCAATAAAGAAAACATCTAACAAGGCAAACTCTAGTCCGATTATAAGAGTCACAATTGGAAGTGATTCTCAGAAATATTCTAAATTGAAAAGGGAATTAGGAGATGATGCTTTTCATACAATGCTAAGGAGGGATTTGTTGGGATAA
- a CDS encoding ATP-binding cassette domain-containing protein, producing the protein MTTVKEFHEYLKRNLDNVGLDPSFLSRYLNEGFSGGEKKRSEVMQILVLKPNLAILDEPDSGLDIDAVKAVAQAINKLIETGAGVILLPTMPGFYDI; encoded by the coding sequence TTGACAACCGTAAAGGAATTTCATGAATACTTAAAGCGAAACCTGGACAATGTTGGATTGGACCCAAGCTTTCTTAGCAGATACCTAAATGAAGGCTTTTCTGGTGGAGAAAAAAAGAGGTCAGAAGTAATGCAGATACTTGTGTTAAAGCCTAATCTGGCAATCCTAGATGAACCAGACTCTGGACTTGATATAGACGCTGTTAAAGCTGTGGCTCAAGCAATAAACAAGTTAATTGAAACAGGTGCAGGAGTCATACTATTACCCACTATGCCAGGATTTTACGATATCTAA
- a CDS encoding cyclophilin-like fold protein — protein MKSVVSLVFDEAKDKSIMLELDSSLSPKTFQAILDRLPIKVQMNRWGDELYSDPIDVSFDEEENSRIEVNELDVGFWPEGKALCLFFGPTPISKDGKILAYSPVNIVGKILEPTLKNEILNHVETKAKVHIGRVL, from the coding sequence ATGAAGAGTGTCGTTTCTCTTGTGTTTGACGAAGCTAAAGACAAGAGCATCATGCTCGAATTGGATAGCTCGCTTTCTCCAAAGACTTTTCAAGCTATATTAGATCGTTTGCCAATCAAAGTCCAAATGAACAGATGGGGAGATGAACTATATTCAGATCCAATAGACGTAAGTTTTGATGAGGAAGAAAACTCAAGAATCGAAGTAAATGAACTCGATGTTGGGTTTTGGCCTGAAGGTAAAGCTTTGTGTCTATTCTTCGGTCCCACACCTATTAGCAAGGATGGGAAAATACTCGCATATTCGCCTGTTAATATAGTAGGTAAAATTTTGGAACCGACACTAAAAAATGAGATTTTGAATCATGTCGAAACCAAAGCAAAGGTGCATATAGGTAGGGTTTTATAA
- a CDS encoding PKD domain-containing protein, producing MKTTQKSISFVILFYIFFSIAISSSKNLEVFADEVVDIIPIGGQPVGVAYNPDNGNMYVTNFLLDTVSVIDGDTNTVIETIDIGSRPVGVAYNPDNGNMYVANGNSNTVSVIDGDTNTVIETITLGDFPQLLAYNPDNGNMYVANTGSNTVSVIDGDTNTVIETIDIGSGPVGVAYNPDYGNMYVLHGGSNTVSVIDGDTNTVIETITLGGFGLIYVAYNPDNGNMYVVARSSGIVSVIDGNTNTEVATIAVGDSPEGIAYNPDNGNMYVANSDSGTVSVIDGDTNTVIETVDVGGRPIGVAYNSDNGDMYVTDIFSGSVFVITVTPIPPPTADAGTDQTVASGSLVQLDGSGSSDSSNLPLTYQWTQTAGPSVTLDDDTSVNPTFTAPKVQAQQVIVFELVVTNELGVESLPDSVTITVDPANIHPNPPPLPFDGILGSGNNINLQVQDNSRDSVLGGQSGALRGTYSDSPILQGQSLEQDSQAIS from the coding sequence TTGAAAACAACTCAAAAATCGATCTCATTTGTAATATTGTTTTATATTTTCTTTTCAATTGCTATCTCTTCGTCCAAAAATCTGGAAGTGTTTGCAGATGAAGTGGTGGATATTATCCCTATTGGAGGTCAACCAGTAGGAGTCGCATACAACCCGGATAATGGTAACATGTATGTGACAAACTTTCTTTTAGACACAGTTTCCGTCATAGACGGAGACACCAATACGGTGATTGAGACCATAGATATTGGAAGTCGACCAGTAGGAGTCGCATACAACCCGGATAATGGTAACATGTATGTGGCAAATGGCAATTCAAATACAGTTTCCGTCATAGACGGAGACACCAATACGGTGATTGAGACCATCACTCTTGGAGATTTCCCTCAATTGCTCGCATACAACCCGGACAATGGTAACATGTATGTGGCAAACACTGGTTCAAATACAGTTTCCGTCATAGACGGAGACACCAATACGGTGATTGAGACCATAGATATTGGAAGTGGACCAGTAGGAGTCGCATACAACCCGGATTATGGTAACATGTATGTGTTACACGGTGGTTCAAATACAGTTTCCGTCATAGACGGAGACACCAATACGGTGATTGAGACCATCACTCTTGGAGGATTTGGTCTCATATATGTTGCATACAACCCGGACAATGGTAACATGTATGTGGTAGCTCGGAGCTCCGGTATAGTTTCAGTCATAGACGGAAACACCAATACGGAGGTAGCTACTATCGCTGTTGGAGATTCTCCGGAAGGAATTGCATACAACCCGGACAATGGTAACATGTATGTGGCAAACTCTGACTCAGGTACAGTTTCCGTCATAGACGGAGACACCAATACGGTGATTGAGACCGTAGATGTTGGAGGTCGACCAATAGGGGTCGCATATAATTCGGACAACGGAGATATGTATGTGACAGACATTTTCTCAGGTTCAGTTTTTGTTATAACAGTAACCCCAATTCCACCACCAACAGCCGATGCAGGAACTGATCAGACAGTGGCTTCGGGATCTTTGGTACAGCTAGATGGCTCCGGTAGTTCTGATTCTTCCAACTTACCTTTGACATATCAGTGGACCCAGACAGCAGGGCCTTCCGTGACTTTGGATGATGATACCTCAGTAAACCCAACATTCACAGCGCCAAAAGTACAAGCCCAACAGGTCATAGTCTTTGAACTAGTCGTTACAAACGAATTAGGAGTAGAAAGCCTACCTGACAGCGTTACTATAACTGTTGACCCTGCTAATATTCACCCTAATCCACCACCTCTCCCATTCGATGGAATCTTGGGCTCAGGTAACAACATAAACCTACAGGTACAGGATAATTCTAGAGACAGTGTTCTAGGAGGACAGTCAGGAGCTTTAAGAGGAACCTATTCTGATTCACCCATTCTGCAAGGACAATCATTAGAGCAGGATAGCCAAGCAATCTCCTAG
- a CDS encoding VOC family protein, translated as MLNLYVSNDTPRDFMTHQSLRVDHIHLKVSNLQEAVEFYKSILGFAVIEIDSGRNIAFLGVAEPTSENMSALLVLDQVKTDTSTTTVTANTKRGEAGLYHFAILLPERRHLASFLRHIQDNLDSKYYEGMADHAVSEAIYLHDPDYNGIEVYRDRDPSEWKWNNEHKVHMVIEPLNVDNLLGQHENEIWSGLPAFTTIGHVHLHVRNLQKAEKFYHQLLGLDHTATYPGAYFFAADNYHHHIATNTWLGTNILKSSSDDHSKPGLDHYALRFLVNSENDRKKLMNHILENGIGFNENIYDSQKKHNSPFYVYDPDGIKIELLFV; from the coding sequence ATGCTTAATCTATATGTGAGCAATGATACTCCACGTGACTTTATGACACACCAATCTCTGAGAGTAGATCATATTCATCTGAAAGTGTCTAATTTACAAGAGGCAGTCGAGTTCTACAAATCCATCCTCGGGTTTGCCGTTATTGAAATCGATTCAGGCAGAAATATTGCTTTTTTAGGGGTTGCCGAACCGACTTCAGAAAACATGTCAGCACTACTGGTATTAGATCAAGTAAAGACAGATACTAGTACTACTACCGTCACTGCTAACACAAAAAGGGGAGAAGCGGGGCTTTACCATTTTGCCATATTGTTACCTGAACGAAGGCACTTAGCGTCATTTCTTCGTCATATTCAGGATAACCTTGATTCAAAGTATTACGAAGGGATGGCTGATCATGCAGTTTCAGAAGCGATATATCTCCATGATCCAGACTACAACGGCATTGAAGTTTATAGAGACAGAGATCCATCTGAATGGAAATGGAATAACGAACATAAGGTACACATGGTAATAGAACCATTGAATGTAGACAATCTTTTGGGCCAGCATGAAAACGAAATATGGAGTGGCCTTCCAGCATTTACTACTATCGGTCATGTCCATCTTCATGTTAGAAACCTGCAGAAAGCAGAGAAATTCTATCATCAGTTATTGGGACTTGACCATACAGCAACTTATCCAGGAGCATACTTCTTTGCTGCAGATAATTATCATCACCATATTGCAACAAACACTTGGTTAGGGACAAACATTTTGAAAAGTAGTTCCGATGATCATAGTAAGCCAGGACTTGACCATTACGCATTACGATTTTTAGTTAATAGTGAAAATGATCGAAAAAAACTAATGAATCATATACTTGAGAATGGGATAGGTTTTAACGAAAATATATACGATTCGCAGAAGAAACATAATTCTCCATTTTATGTATATGATCCGGATGGAATTAAAATAGAATTATTATTTGTTTAG
- a CDS encoding P-II family nitrogen regulator, translating into MKGLIIYVKESSFNAAKQILIDKQVEGITYFDIMGQGHLDREATERIVQGYKTGEKYTPEFARRTRIETIVDDDKANSIIEALKAEGDIHGKVFTFDVTESHEL; encoded by the coding sequence ATGAAAGGATTAATTATTTATGTTAAGGAAAGCAGTTTTAATGCTGCAAAACAAATCTTAATTGATAAGCAGGTTGAAGGTATTACTTATTTTGACATTATGGGACAAGGTCATCTCGATAGAGAGGCCACTGAAAGAATAGTACAAGGATATAAAACAGGAGAAAAATACACCCCAGAATTTGCTCGTCGAACTCGAATTGAAACCATTGTCGATGACGATAAGGCAAATTCCATAATAGAAGCTTTGAAGGCAGAAGGGGACATACATGGAAAAGTATTTACTTTTGATGTAACAGAATCCCATGAATTGTAG